One Pararge aegeria chromosome 4, ilParAegt1.1, whole genome shotgun sequence DNA segment encodes these proteins:
- the LOC120637845 gene encoding transcription initiation factor TFIID subunit 6, which yields MSDSELGYGSSFTVDSVKVIAESVGIGNLVDDAAKELADDVSYRLKIIVQDAMKFMQHSKRQKLSITDIDHALKVQNIEPQYGFIQPDTLPFRFASGGGRELHFIEEKDIDLSEILSAPPPKIPLDISLRAHWLSVDGVQPTVPENPPPLSKEAQKLESVDPITKLSKPANKDSAGKPVCGKAARLKASESVHVKQLATHELSVEQQLYYKEITEACVGSDEGRRAEALQSLACDPGLHEMLPRMCTFISEGVKVNVVQNNLALLIYLMRMVKAMLDNQSLYLEKYLHELIPSVSTCIVARQLCMRPEVDNHWALRDFAARLMAQICKTFNTSTNNLQTRVTRLFSKALQCPSQTNNESGPSMVPSMKESEKTPLASLYGAVQGLAELGAEVVKVFILPRVRWLGERVEGALSGIGGADRLAAGNLKHQLLKVLAPVVRAHRQPPDLPEDYKREYGYLGPSLQQMVSKLRSSPSSGSGGGAVAVVTCTPPLLPSPSPAPSPALPTLVSSSPSPVSIQHTSHTHSKTIESVANRNVVITSSAPQSPAPSTPPPQKFVIVSSQQKNQTQPASSAGHIVMHSSQPTIVRSQNSVVVTSGPAGVAPPQKVVVVGVPPPTHQLHQTHQQHQQHQQHQQHQPTAGGVSQAPVSVVAKPVFARGGATPQPPPELDDLSHLA from the exons ATGAGCGATTCTGAATTAGGATACGGTTCATCATTTACTGTAGATTCTGTGAAAGTTATAGCAGAAAGTGTTGGTATTGGAAATCTTGTTGACGACGCCGCGAAAGAGCTGGCCGATGATGTTTCATACCGCCTGAAAATAATCGTACAGGATGCTATGAAGTTCATGCAACACTCCAAACGGCAGAAGTTATCTATTACGGACATTGATCAtgctttaaaagttcaaaatatTGAG CCACAATATGGATTCATTCAACCTGACACATTGCCATTTAGATTTGCCTCAGGAGGTGGTAGAGAACTGCACTTTATTGAGGAGAAAGATATTGATTTGTCTGAAATCCTGTCTGCACCTCCACCAAAGATACCACTTGACATTTCGTTAAGAGCTCATTGGCTTAGTGTTGATGGTGTGCAGCCTACAGTTCCAGAAAATCCACCTCCATTATCCAAAGAGGCGCAGAAATTAGAATCGGTGGATCCTATTACAAAACTGAGTAAACCTGCTAATAAAGATTCTGCCG GTAAACCAGTATGTGGCAAAGCAGCTCGGTTGAAAGCATCAGAATCTGTACATGTTAAGCAACTCGCCACACATGAACTCAGTGTGGAACAACAATTGTATTACAAAGAAATCACTGAAGCTTGTGTTGGAAGTGATGAAGGACGACGTGCG GAGGCTCTGCAATCTCTGGCATGTGACCCTGGCTTACACGAGATGTTACCAAGGATGTGCACATTTATCTCTGAAGGGGTGAAAGTCAATGTGGTGCAGAATAATTTGGCACTCCTCATTTACTTGATGAGGATGGTGAAAGCAATGCTTGACAACCAATCATTGTATTTAGAGAAATAT CTGCATGAGCTGATACCATCAGTGTCTACGTGCATAGTGGCCAGGCAGCTTTGCATGAGACCGGAGGTGGACAACCATTGGGCGTTGCGAGACTTCGCCGCGCGACTCATGGCGCAAATATGCAAGACCTTTAATACTTCCACCAACAATCTACAGACGAGAGTCACGAG ATTATTCTCGAAGGCTTTGCAGTGTCCATCTCAGACCAACAATGAAAGCGGTCCGTCCATGGTTCCCTCTATGAAAGAGTCTGAAAAAACACCACTGGCTTCCCTTTATGGTGCAGTTCAAGGCTTAGCAGAACTGGGCGCTGAAGTTGTGAAG GTGTTCATATTGCCGCGCGTGCGCTGGCTGGGCGAGCGTGTGGAGGGTGCTCTGAGCGGCATAGGCGGTGCGGATCGGCTCGCGGCTGGCAACCTCAAGCACCAACTCCTCAAGGTGCTGGCTCCAGTGGTGCGCGCGCACCGCCAGCCACCCGACCTTCCCGAAGACTACAA ACGTGAGTACGGCTACCTGGGGCCAAGCTTGCAGCAGATGGTGAGCAAGCTGCGGTCGTCGCCGTCGAGCGGCAGTGGGGGCGGTGCAGTAGCCGTGGTAACGTGTACGCCGCCGCTGCTGCCCTCCCCGTCACCCGCACCCTCGCCAGCACTGCCCACGCTCGTCTCCTCTTCGCCTTCGCCCGTCTCGATACAGCATACGTCGCACACGCACTCCAAAACTATTG aatcTGTGGCGAATCGCAACGTGGTGATAACATCGTCTGCGCCGCAGTCACCGGCGCCCTCGACTCCGCCGCCACAGAAATTCGTCATCGTGTCGTCGCAACAGAAGAATCAG ACGCAGCCAGCCAGCAGTGCAGGACACATTGTCATGCACAGCTCGCAGCCAACGATAGTTCGCAGTCAAAAT TCGGTGGTGGTGACGAGCGGACCGGCGGGCGTGGCGCCGCCACAGAAGGTGGTGGTGGTAGGCGTACCACCACCCACGCACCAGTTGCACCAGACCCACCAACAACATCAGCAGCACCAGCAGCACCAACAGCATCAACCGACCGCTGGTGGGGTTAGCCAG